The DNA region AAACCTCTCGCCTTTTTTGACCTTGAAACAACGGGGGTTAATGTGGCTTCAGATAGAATAGTAGAAATCGCTATACTCAAAGTCTTTCCCGACGGGAGAATCGAGAAAAGACCAAGTACTGAAAACGAAAGATTTCTGATCAATCCACAAATGCCTATTCCTATCGAAACATCGATGATCCACGGCATTTACGATGAAGATGTGAAGGATGCTCCGAGCTTTTCGGATGTAGCAGACAAAATATTCAAGTTTCTCTTTGACTGTGATTTGGCAGGTTTCAATTCCAACAAGTTTGATGTACCCATTCTGGCTGAGGAATTCTTGAGATGCGGTATTGACTTCAGCATTGAAGATCGAAACTTAATCGATGTACAAAACATCTTCCACTTAATGGAGCAACGCACGCTGAAGGCCGGATATAAGTTTTACACGGGTAAGGATCTGAATAATGCCCATGAAGCCATGGCAGATGTCGAAGCAACATATGAAGTTTTTCTAGCTCAGATAGAAAAATACAAAGAAGCGGAATATGAAGACCGCGACGGCAACAAGACAGTTCCCATCGTAAATGATATGGATAAGCTTCACACCGTGTCTCAACGGCACAGGAATGTAGATTTCTTAGGGCGATTTGTTTACAACGATGACAACGTTGAGTGCTTCAACTTCGGTAAACACAAAGGAAAACCCGTCACTGAAGTATTGCAATCAGAGCCAGGCTATTATGGCTGGATGATGAACGGCGATTTCCCATTATATACGAAGAAGGTTCTGAAGTCGATAAGAGAAAAAATGTAAGCATGAAGATTATCTGTATTGGAAGAAACTACGCAGACCATGCACTAGAGCTGAAGAATGAAATCCCATCTGAACCTGTCATTTTTTGTAAGCCTGACACTGCACTTTTACCAAAAAATCATCCCTTCATTTATCCTGAGCACACCAACGATTTAAATTTTGAATTGGAATTGGTGCTGCGGATTAAGAAAGTAGGAAAGCATATTAATGCAGTGTTCGCTCATAAATATTATGATGAAGTTGGCTTGGGAATAGACTTCACCGCACGAGACACTCAGCAAAAATGCAAAGAGAAAGGTCTACCCTGGGAAAGAGCCAAAGCTTTTGACCACTCCGCCCCCCTTGGAAAGAAATTCGTAAAACTGAAAGACCTGCCCGATTCAACCAATATCCATTTTGAACTAAAGAAAAATGGTGAAACCGTTCAAGTAGGAAATTCGTCGCTGATGCTATTTCCGTTTGACGCTTTGGTATCGGAAGTATCCAAATTTTTTACTTTAAAAATCGGTGACCTGATTTTCACCGGAACCCCTAAAGGAGTAGGTGCCGTAATTAAAGGAGATGTCCTAGAAGGATTTCTCGAAGGGGAAAAGTTGCTGCACTTGGAAGTGAAATAAAACTCTAGTTGTTTTATTCAAGGAAATTCCGCAATTTCATGGGCTTATCGGCTCTTACCAAGGCCTTAACCAATCTTGGCAATTTATGGGTGAATTGAATGTGTATGTGGTTGAAACAAAAGATCAAAGAAAGAAGTTTGTTTCTGCCATCTTGAAAGATATGCTCGCATTGGAGACGATGCTCGAACGTGGAATGTTCGAATCGGGTATAACCAGAATCGGCGCAGAACAAGAATTTTGCTTTGTCGACAAAAATTTAAGGCCATCAATTATAGGCCTAGAGGTTCTCGAGGATCTGAACGATGACCATTTCACTACAGAACTTGCCAAGTTCAACCTAGAGGCTA from Cryomorphaceae bacterium 1068 includes:
- a CDS encoding 3'-5' exonuclease, giving the protein MNLNLKKPLAFFDLETTGVNVASDRIVEIAILKVFPDGRIEKRPSTENERFLINPQMPIPIETSMIHGIYDEDVKDAPSFSDVADKIFKFLFDCDLAGFNSNKFDVPILAEEFLRCGIDFSIEDRNLIDVQNIFHLMEQRTLKAGYKFYTGKDLNNAHEAMADVEATYEVFLAQIEKYKEAEYEDRDGNKTVPIVNDMDKLHTVSQRHRNVDFLGRFVYNDDNVECFNFGKHKGKPVTEVLQSEPGYYGWMMNGDFPLYTKKVLKSIREKM
- a CDS encoding fumarylacetoacetate hydrolase family protein, whose protein sequence is MKIICIGRNYADHALELKNEIPSEPVIFCKPDTALLPKNHPFIYPEHTNDLNFELELVLRIKKVGKHINAVFAHKYYDEVGLGIDFTARDTQQKCKEKGLPWERAKAFDHSAPLGKKFVKLKDLPDSTNIHFELKKNGETVQVGNSSLMLFPFDALVSEVSKFFTLKIGDLIFTGTPKGVGAVIKGDVLEGFLEGEKLLHLEVK